The following proteins are encoded in a genomic region of Synechococcus sp. CBW1002:
- a CDS encoding photosystem II reaction center protein T has translation MESFAYILILTLAIATLFFAIAFRDPPKIGK, from the coding sequence ATGGAGAGCTTCGCTTACATCCTGATCCTCACGCTGGCCATCGCCACCCTGTTCTTCGCCATCGCCTTCCGCGATCCCCCGAAGATCGGTAAGTGA